The Desulfosporosinus acidiphilus SJ4 genome has a window encoding:
- a CDS encoding (2Fe-2S)-binding protein, whose product MEETINSEIIDKLTKVCICQGISRATIKKAIDHGAATIEEVKKATGAGQGSCKGKRCSEKIQRLLTEINN is encoded by the coding sequence ATGGAAGAAACTATAAACTCAGAAATTATTGATAAGCTTACAAAAGTTTGTATCTGTCAAGGTATATCTAGAGCAACTATTAAAAAGGCTATTGATCATGGGGCCGCGACGATAGAAGAAGTTAAGAAAGCAACCGGAGCAGGCCAAGGCTCTTGTAAGGGCAAACGCTGTTCGGAAAAAATCCAACGACTATTAACTGAGATTAATAACTAA
- a CDS encoding MFS transporter: protein MLQNKSLSFLMISRVANTLAIQMLTVAVGWQIYSLTQSAFYLGLVGLVQFLPMIVLTLVVGHVADRYDRKLIISISQSVEALAVFLLAFGCYHGWINKESILIIIFLIGIANSFQGPPMQALLPNIVSEEIFPRAAALVASAFQFAVIIGPGLGGILYSLGPGVVYSITGSLMFLSSMLILFVSTRKEQVKTEPKSLKTLFAGISFIKSKPVILGAISLDLFAVLFGGATALLPIYASKILFIGSFGLGVLRSAPAVGALLMSAFLARNPLKKNVGRTMFMAVILFGIATVIFSLSKSFIISILALILLGASDVISVVIRSTFVQMETPDNMRGRVSSVNMLFIGTSNQLGEFESGLTASWFGTVPAVLIGGIGTIVVAFLWMRLFPDLLHIDKLEARK, encoded by the coding sequence ATGCTGCAGAACAAATCACTGTCGTTTTTAATGATATCCCGGGTGGCCAATACTTTAGCTATTCAAATGCTGACAGTTGCTGTAGGATGGCAAATCTATTCCTTAACTCAATCGGCATTTTATTTAGGACTTGTTGGACTTGTCCAGTTTCTGCCTATGATTGTTCTGACTCTGGTCGTTGGGCATGTCGCTGACCGCTATGACAGAAAACTCATTATCTCGATAAGCCAGAGTGTCGAGGCACTGGCGGTTTTTTTACTCGCTTTCGGCTGTTACCATGGTTGGATTAACAAAGAAAGTATTCTTATCATAATCTTTCTGATTGGCATTGCTAATTCCTTTCAGGGACCTCCAATGCAGGCTTTGCTCCCTAATATTGTCAGTGAAGAGATTTTTCCCAGGGCAGCGGCCCTCGTCGCTTCAGCTTTTCAGTTTGCCGTCATTATTGGACCGGGGTTAGGAGGTATCCTCTATTCCCTAGGACCAGGTGTAGTATACAGCATTACCGGAAGCCTCATGTTTTTGTCCAGTATGTTGATATTATTTGTGTCTACACGGAAGGAGCAAGTTAAGACAGAACCTAAGAGTTTAAAAACGTTATTTGCTGGGATATCCTTTATCAAGAGCAAACCGGTAATCTTGGGAGCTATTTCCCTTGATTTATTCGCGGTTCTTTTTGGCGGTGCCACAGCCTTACTTCCTATTTATGCCAGCAAAATATTATTCATCGGTTCTTTCGGACTCGGCGTACTGCGCTCGGCCCCTGCTGTCGGTGCTTTGCTGATGTCCGCTTTTCTGGCCAGAAATCCTCTGAAGAAAAATGTAGGCCGCACGATGTTCATGGCGGTGATTTTGTTTGGGATTGCCACGGTCATCTTTTCCTTGTCAAAGTCTTTCATCATTTCTATCCTGGCCCTTATTCTCTTAGGTGCATCAGATGTGATAAGTGTCGTTATTCGTTCGACCTTTGTCCAAATGGAAACTCCCGATAACATGAGAGGGAGGGTTAGTTCCGTCAATATGCTCTTTATAGGTACATCTAATCAACTGGGTGAATTTGAATCGGGCCTGACAGCCTCTTGGTTTGGAACGGTGCCGGCTGTATTAATTGGGGGTATCGGAACCATCGTTGTAGCATTCTTGTGGATGAGATTATTTCCTGATCTTTTGCACATCGATAAGCTGGAAGCCAGAAAGTAA
- a CDS encoding cytochrome c biogenesis CcdA family protein: MENVTIAFAFTSGILSFLSPCVFPLIPAYVTNLTGSSFENNRIVVPKRMLLIRSLSFIIGFSIVFVIMGASASALGKLFNHNRAEIEKISGILVIVFGLQMAGILKLRFLMMERRWEAKTGGRMNLVRSLVLGMSFGAGWTPCVGLALSSILLLAGSTNTVYNGMVLLFVYSLGLGIPFLMISVVITYSFTILKKINRNLGILSWVNGWILIAMGFLMFTGQLEKISAWLSRFV; this comes from the coding sequence GTGGAAAATGTAACCATAGCATTTGCCTTTACTTCGGGAATATTATCTTTTCTCTCACCCTGCGTTTTTCCCTTGATTCCAGCCTATGTAACGAATCTAACCGGTTCGTCCTTTGAAAATAATAGGATTGTAGTTCCCAAACGTATGCTTTTGATTCGGTCGCTGAGTTTTATCATAGGCTTTAGTATTGTGTTTGTTATCATGGGAGCATCGGCTAGCGCTTTGGGAAAGCTTTTCAACCATAATCGCGCAGAAATTGAAAAGATAAGCGGGATATTAGTAATTGTCTTTGGCTTGCAGATGGCTGGGATCTTGAAACTTCGTTTTTTGATGATGGAAAGACGTTGGGAAGCAAAAACCGGCGGAAGAATGAATCTTGTGAGATCTCTCGTTTTGGGCATGTCTTTTGGCGCCGGTTGGACGCCCTGTGTTGGTTTGGCCCTATCCTCAATTCTTCTCTTGGCCGGATCTACTAATACCGTTTATAACGGAATGGTTTTGCTTTTTGTTTATTCACTAGGTTTAGGTATTCCGTTTCTTATGATTTCAGTGGTTATCACGTATTCCTTCACTATTTTGAAGAAAATTAATCGAAACTTAGGCATTCTTTCTTGGGTCAATGGGTGGATTTTGATTGCTATGGGCTTTCTGATGTTTACCGGTCAGCTAGAGAAGATAAGCGCGTGGTTATCCAGATTCGTGTGA
- a CDS encoding peroxiredoxin family protein, translated as MKRIIVLVPIIALVLLGIYNVGGNKSKSPDPKTISAGPTVKGIQGQEPTVGLEKGNLAPDFELQSVDGKTIKLSSLRGKKVILNFWASWCPPCRLEMPEMEKFSTQNKSKGIEILSVNLTKAERNRDDVTTFMKTDSITFPVLLDEKGDAAQLYNISSIPASFVIDTQGVIRQTIVGPMTMETMGTMVKAIN; from the coding sequence ATGAAAAGAATTATTGTTTTGGTTCCCATCATAGCTTTGGTGCTTTTGGGTATTTATAATGTCGGTGGAAATAAAAGTAAAAGCCCCGATCCCAAAACCATTTCCGCGGGGCCGACCGTAAAGGGGATTCAAGGTCAGGAACCAACGGTTGGCTTAGAAAAGGGAAATTTAGCCCCGGATTTTGAACTTCAAAGCGTTGACGGAAAGACTATAAAGCTATCGAGTCTGCGCGGCAAAAAGGTAATACTCAATTTCTGGGCATCTTGGTGTCCTCCTTGCCGCTTGGAGATGCCGGAAATGGAGAAGTTTTCAACTCAGAACAAATCTAAGGGAATTGAAATTTTGTCTGTAAATCTAACAAAAGCAGAGAGAAATCGTGATGATGTTACAACGTTTATGAAAACAGACAGTATTACATTTCCGGTACTTTTAGATGAGAAGGGTGATGCAGCACAGTTGTACAATATTTCATCGATCCCTGCCAGTTTTGTGATAGATACCCAGGGAGTTATCAGACAAACAATCGTTGGACCGATGACCATGGAAACGATGGGAACTATGGTAAAGGCCATTAACTAA